The Luteimonas sp. YGD11-2 genome has a window encoding:
- a CDS encoding acylphosphatase yields the protein MSAARFLVSGRVQGVFFRASTREQMQRLGLHGHARNLDDGRVEVQVDGDAEAVDALAAWLRHGPPMARVDGVRREDIDPVGVEPVSAD from the coding sequence ATGAGTGCCGCGCGCTTCCTGGTCAGCGGCAGGGTGCAGGGGGTGTTCTTCCGGGCGTCCACCCGCGAGCAGATGCAACGCCTCGGGCTGCATGGGCATGCACGCAACCTCGACGACGGACGCGTGGAGGTGCAGGTGGACGGGGACGCGGAGGCCGTCGACGCACTCGCCGCCTGGCTCCGGCACGGTCCGCCGATGGCGCGGGTGGACGGGGTGCGGCGCGAAGACATCGATCCGGTCGGGGTCGAGCCTGTATCCGCCGACTGA
- a CDS encoding TlpA disulfide reductase family protein, with product MIRPLVSILAICLLAACQREAPPAAPEASSPAPAAQAPAPTDAAAPLELQVTTLDGSDWDLAAQRGKWVVVNFWATWCAPCLKEMPELSALGAMREHVEVIGLAYEEIEPEAMRAFLQKHPVLYPISIVDVYAPPAGFDPPRGLPMTYLVDPQGVVAEQYLGPVTAQDIERDIAAAGGPAVPVADTSSGA from the coding sequence ATGATCCGTCCCCTGGTGTCCATCCTTGCCATCTGCCTGCTGGCCGCCTGCCAGCGAGAAGCGCCGCCGGCTGCGCCGGAAGCATCGTCGCCGGCCCCGGCAGCGCAGGCACCCGCACCCACCGATGCGGCCGCGCCGCTGGAACTGCAGGTCACCACCCTCGACGGCAGCGATTGGGACCTCGCCGCGCAGCGCGGCAAATGGGTGGTGGTGAACTTCTGGGCGACCTGGTGCGCGCCCTGCCTGAAGGAGATGCCCGAACTCTCGGCGCTGGGCGCGATGCGCGAGCACGTCGAGGTCATCGGCCTGGCCTACGAGGAGATCGAGCCGGAGGCGATGCGCGCGTTCCTGCAGAAGCATCCGGTGCTGTATCCGATCTCGATCGTCGACGTGTACGCCCCGCCGGCCGGGTTCGACCCGCCGCGCGGGCTGCCGATGACCTACCTCGTCGATCCGCAGGGCGTGGTGGCCGAGCAGTACCTCGGCCCGGTAACCGCGCAGGACATCGAGCGCGATATCGCCGCTGCCGGCGGGCCCGCCGTGCCGGTCGCCGACACCAGTTCCGGCGCATGA
- the ppk2 gene encoding polyphosphate kinase 2: MTKTLKRREYEAALEPMQVELVDMARWVRECGQRLLVIFEGRDTAGKGGVIKAIAQHLNPRQCHVVALPAPSDRERTQWYFQRYVPHLPAAGEIVLFDRSWYNRAGVERVMGYASEGEVALFLQQVPAFEKMLVDDGVLLFKYWLGCDQAEQERRFAERLADPLKRWKLSPVDVEARRRYDDYTRAREAMLEATHTAHAPWATVDFNDQRRGRLTLIRHLLDRLPDNRIAATPVALPPLPGPLRPERHDHVPPLPSFTTEG; this comes from the coding sequence ATGACGAAGACCCTCAAGCGCAGGGAATACGAAGCGGCCCTGGAACCGATGCAGGTCGAGCTGGTGGACATGGCGCGCTGGGTCCGGGAATGCGGCCAGCGCCTGCTGGTGATCTTCGAAGGCCGCGACACGGCGGGCAAGGGCGGCGTCATCAAGGCGATCGCGCAGCATCTCAACCCGCGCCAGTGCCATGTGGTCGCGCTGCCCGCGCCCAGCGACCGTGAACGCACGCAATGGTATTTCCAGCGCTACGTGCCGCATCTGCCGGCCGCCGGCGAGATCGTGCTGTTCGACCGCAGCTGGTACAACCGCGCCGGCGTCGAGCGGGTGATGGGCTACGCCAGCGAGGGCGAGGTGGCGTTGTTCCTGCAGCAGGTGCCGGCCTTCGAGAAGATGCTGGTCGACGATGGCGTGCTGCTGTTCAAGTACTGGCTGGGCTGCGACCAGGCCGAGCAGGAACGCCGGTTCGCCGAGCGGCTGGCCGATCCGCTCAAGCGGTGGAAGCTGTCGCCGGTGGATGTCGAGGCACGCCGGCGCTACGACGACTACACCCGCGCACGCGAGGCCATGCTGGAGGCCACGCATACCGCACACGCACCGTGGGCCACCGTCGACTTCAACGACCAGCGCCGCGGCCGGCTCACCCTGATCCGCCACCTGCTCGACCGCCTGCCCGACAACCGCATCGCTGCCACCCCGGTGGCGCTGCCACCGCTGCCCGGCCCGCTGCGGCCGGAACGCCATGACCACGTGCCGCCGCTGCCGTCGTTCACCACCGAGGGGTGA
- a CDS encoding pirin family protein: protein MIELVIASRRRDLGGFEVGRVLPFAKRRMVGPYIFFDRMGPAMFEPGLPRSADVRPHPHIGLSTITYLFEGEIMHRDSVGSEQPIRPGEVNWMTSGSGITHSERFEQGRAVGGPMDGIQAWVALPDGREEIAPGFWHYDAGELPTFDEGGVWTRLIAGELAGTRSPAAIDSPQFYVHWRLRAGTRVSLPPAYPERAVYVADGAVEIDGQRIEPGSMAVLAPGAAVTIAALGDAVVMALGGEPVGPRFIDWNFVSSSKERILQARADWAAGRMKLPDLDDQEFIPLPPAIGAAPEPMS, encoded by the coding sequence ATGATCGAGCTGGTCATCGCCTCGCGCCGCCGCGACCTCGGCGGCTTCGAAGTCGGTCGCGTGCTGCCGTTCGCGAAACGCCGGATGGTCGGGCCGTACATCTTCTTCGACCGCATGGGGCCGGCGATGTTCGAGCCCGGCCTGCCGCGTTCGGCCGACGTGCGCCCGCATCCGCATATCGGCCTGTCGACGATCACGTATCTCTTCGAGGGCGAGATCATGCATCGCGACAGCGTCGGCTCCGAGCAGCCGATCCGCCCCGGCGAGGTGAACTGGATGACATCCGGCAGCGGCATCACCCATTCCGAGCGTTTCGAGCAGGGCCGCGCGGTGGGCGGCCCGATGGACGGCATCCAGGCCTGGGTGGCCCTGCCGGACGGACGCGAGGAGATCGCGCCCGGTTTCTGGCACTACGACGCCGGCGAGCTGCCGACCTTCGACGAGGGCGGGGTCTGGACGCGGCTGATCGCCGGCGAGCTTGCCGGGACCCGCTCACCGGCGGCGATCGATTCGCCGCAGTTCTATGTGCACTGGCGATTGCGTGCCGGCACGCGGGTGTCGCTGCCCCCGGCATACCCGGAACGCGCGGTCTACGTGGCGGATGGCGCGGTGGAAATCGATGGCCAGCGCATCGAACCGGGCAGCATGGCGGTACTGGCACCGGGCGCCGCGGTAACCATCGCCGCGCTTGGCGATGCTGTGGTGATGGCCCTGGGTGGCGAGCCGGTCGGCCCGCGCTTCATCGACTGGAACTTCGTGTCCTCGTCGAAGGAGCGGATCCTGCAGGCGCGCGCCGACTGGGCTGCCGGGCGGATGAAACTGCCCGACCTCGACGACCAGGAGTTCATCCCGCTGCCGCCGGCCATCGGCGCCGCGCCGGAGCCGATGTCCTGA
- a CDS encoding YceI family protein, producing the protein MSFRSFLLPLALAASTFATPTVAADYAQASGALTFASQYQGETFVGSLPGFRTTMRFDPAALQDASLDVVIPLAGADTDNADRDSTLKAVDFFDVARFAQARYTARGFTRLGDGSYSTDGTLELRGVRKPVTLTFTLSDGERPTLAGRAKVSRSAFGVGGGDWADVSIIPDEVAVSTRVTFVPAP; encoded by the coding sequence ATGAGCTTCCGCAGTTTCCTGCTGCCGCTGGCACTGGCGGCCTCCACCTTCGCGACGCCCACGGTTGCCGCCGACTACGCGCAGGCCTCCGGTGCGCTGACCTTTGCCAGCCAGTACCAGGGCGAGACCTTTGTCGGCAGCCTGCCGGGCTTCCGCACCACGATGCGCTTCGATCCCGCCGCACTGCAGGACGCCAGCCTCGACGTGGTCATCCCGCTGGCCGGCGCGGACACCGACAACGCCGATCGCGACAGCACGTTGAAGGCCGTCGACTTCTTCGACGTCGCGCGTTTCGCCCAGGCGCGCTACACCGCGCGCGGCTTCACCCGGCTGGGCGACGGCAGCTACAGCACCGATGGCACCCTCGAACTGCGCGGCGTGCGCAAGCCGGTCACGCTGACCTTCACCCTGAGCGACGGCGAGCGGCCGACGCTCGCCGGACGCGCGAAAGTCAGCCGCTCGGCCTTCGGCGTCGGCGGCGGCGACTGGGCCGATGTGTCGATCATTCCCGACGAGGTCGCGGTGTCGACCCGGGTCACCTTCGTGCCGGCGCCCTGA
- a CDS encoding DUF2069 domain-containing protein: MRRGAAHWLLVAALVALAAVYAVWLARGEHLVAALAALVAPPLLLAGGVLAGSARARFWAGVFGLFWFSHAVMEAWSTPAARGYAWALLTLSLLVIGSASWPGLQARFGRRAA, from the coding sequence ATGAGGCGTGGCGCCGCGCACTGGCTGCTGGTCGCGGCCCTTGTCGCGCTGGCGGCCGTCTATGCCGTGTGGCTCGCACGTGGCGAGCATCTCGTCGCCGCGCTGGCCGCGCTGGTCGCGCCGCCACTGCTGCTGGCGGGCGGCGTGCTTGCCGGCAGCGCGCGGGCACGCTTCTGGGCCGGCGTCTTCGGTCTCTTCTGGTTCTCGCACGCAGTCATGGAAGCCTGGAGCACCCCGGCCGCCCGTGGCTACGCATGGGCGCTGCTCACGCTGTCCCTGCTCGTCATCGGCAGCGCCAGCTGGCCCGGCCTGCAGGCACGATTCGGGCGCCGCGCGGCCTAG
- a CDS encoding porin family protein, which produces MIRELLLASALAAAAMPAVAAQGTGFMAIEAGRSDLSVEGAKDNDTAVGLRGGYYFRPQFGIEGFVTRYGADTSGPWRTEVDGIGVGVFGKANFGAEAYTGFYVSGRAGIARNRVEETLRGVESWDDSDTNPYVGVGVGFDYSPNFGVGVRYDYQEPKVADVRVKLETLTGSVEYRF; this is translated from the coding sequence ATGATCAGGGAATTGCTTCTCGCCAGCGCGCTGGCTGCCGCCGCAATGCCGGCCGTTGCCGCCCAGGGCACCGGGTTCATGGCGATCGAAGCCGGCCGCAGCGACCTGTCGGTCGAGGGCGCCAAGGACAACGACACCGCCGTAGGCCTGCGCGGTGGCTACTACTTCCGCCCGCAGTTCGGCATCGAGGGTTTCGTCACCCGCTATGGCGCCGATACCAGCGGCCCCTGGCGTACCGAAGTGGACGGCATCGGCGTTGGCGTGTTCGGCAAAGCCAACTTTGGCGCCGAGGCCTATACCGGCTTCTACGTCAGCGGCCGGGCCGGCATCGCCCGCAACCGCGTCGAGGAGACGCTGCGCGGCGTGGAGTCGTGGGACGACAGCGACACCAACCCCTATGTCGGCGTTGGCGTGGGCTTCGACTACAGCCCCAATTTCGGCGTGGGCGTGCGCTACGACTACCAGGAGCCGAAGGTCGCCGACGTGCGGGTCAAGCTCGAAACGCTGACCGGAAGCGTCGAATACCGCTTCTGA
- a CDS encoding UDP-N-acetylglucosamine-peptide N-acetylglucosaminyltransferase — protein MTQHPDPRIEARLAVQRTPDDAMAWILLSDVELGAGDARNGAGAAQRALQLAPGHPEALARLGRGLWMLGRHREAAQALRAAAHNAPGHAGIAVWLGHALEDAGDAEAANEAYGRAHALAPEHPQIAAYLLAWRRRLCDWRGIDALSRQVRAAVANGDGAVEPFAFLSEDASAAEQLACARLRAGAVATQVRMLPPAPARTAARLRVGFMSNGFAAHPTGLLTAAFFEALRAHDAVDIHLFALTADDGSIIRRRLQASAHALHDVGDRPHAEIAGRIREADLDVLFDLRGWGGGGRPEVLAMRPAPLQVNWLAYPGTSGAPWIDYVLADRVVLPENLAVHHSEQPAWLPRCFQPSDTRRDVPPAPTRAECGLPDAGIVFCCFNNSYKLNPASFSRLMAVLRRVPGSVLWLLSGPGEADRRLREAAQAEGVDPARLVFMPKQPQAAYLARLQLADLFLDCNPYNAHTTASDALWAGCPVLTRPGATFAARVAASLNHHLGLYELNVDDDAAFVALATALGNDPARLGALRARVADLRERSGLFDMGGFAHDFARIVAAMVERQRRGEAPAPLSLAEG, from the coding sequence ATGACACAACACCCGGACCCGCGCATCGAAGCCCGTCTCGCCGTGCAACGCACGCCCGACGATGCAATGGCGTGGATCCTGCTGTCCGACGTCGAACTCGGCGCCGGTGACGCACGCAATGGCGCCGGCGCGGCGCAGCGCGCGCTTCAGCTGGCCCCCGGCCATCCGGAAGCGCTGGCCCGGCTCGGTCGCGGGCTGTGGATGCTCGGTCGCCATCGCGAAGCCGCACAGGCGCTGCGCGCCGCGGCGCACAACGCGCCGGGGCATGCCGGAATCGCGGTCTGGCTCGGCCATGCACTGGAGGATGCAGGCGACGCCGAGGCCGCCAACGAGGCCTACGGCCGTGCGCACGCGCTGGCGCCGGAGCATCCGCAGATCGCCGCCTACCTGCTGGCGTGGCGGCGCCGGCTGTGCGACTGGCGCGGCATCGATGCGCTGTCGCGGCAGGTACGCGCCGCCGTCGCCAACGGTGACGGCGCGGTCGAACCGTTCGCCTTCCTCAGCGAGGACGCCAGCGCCGCGGAGCAGCTGGCGTGCGCGCGCCTGCGCGCCGGCGCGGTGGCCACGCAGGTGCGCATGCTGCCACCGGCACCGGCGCGCACCGCTGCGCGTTTGCGCGTGGGCTTCATGTCGAATGGTTTTGCCGCCCACCCGACCGGCCTGCTGACGGCGGCGTTCTTCGAGGCGCTGCGCGCGCACGACGCCGTGGACATCCACCTGTTCGCGCTCACGGCCGACGACGGCAGCATCATCCGCCGCCGGCTGCAGGCCTCGGCGCATGCGCTGCATGATGTCGGCGACCGCCCGCATGCGGAGATCGCCGGGCGCATCCGCGAGGCCGACCTCGACGTGCTGTTCGACCTGCGCGGCTGGGGCGGCGGCGGGCGCCCGGAAGTGCTGGCGATGCGCCCGGCACCGCTGCAGGTGAACTGGCTGGCCTACCCCGGTACCAGCGGCGCGCCGTGGATCGACTACGTGCTCGCCGACCGCGTGGTGCTGCCCGAGAACCTCGCCGTGCATCATTCCGAACAGCCGGCCTGGCTGCCGCGCTGCTTCCAGCCATCCGACACCCGCCGTGACGTGCCGCCGGCGCCGACCCGCGCCGAGTGCGGGCTGCCGGACGCCGGCATCGTGTTCTGCTGCTTCAACAACAGCTACAAGCTCAACCCGGCGTCGTTCTCGCGGCTGATGGCGGTGCTGCGCCGGGTGCCGGGCAGCGTGCTGTGGCTGCTGTCGGGGCCGGGCGAGGCCGACCGCCGCCTGCGCGAAGCCGCACAGGCGGAAGGCGTCGATCCAGCGCGACTGGTGTTCATGCCCAAGCAACCGCAGGCAGCCTATCTCGCACGCCTGCAGCTCGCCGACCTGTTCCTCGACTGCAATCCGTACAACGCCCACACTACCGCGTCCGATGCGCTGTGGGCGGGATGCCCGGTGCTGACCCGGCCGGGCGCCACGTTCGCCGCACGCGTGGCCGCGAGCCTCAACCACCATCTCGGCCTGTACGAGCTCAATGTCGACGACGACGCCGCATTCGTCGCGCTGGCCACCGCACTCGGCAACGACCCTGCGCGCCTGGGTGCGCTGCGAGCGCGCGTCGCGGACCTGCGCGAACGTTCCGGGCTGTTCGACATGGGCGGCTTCGCTCACGACTTCGCACGCATCGTCGCGGCGATGGTCGAGCGCCAGCGTCGTGGCGAGGCGCCGGCACCGCTGTCGCTGGCCGAGGGCTGA
- the moaB gene encoding molybdenum cofactor biosynthesis protein B, with product MSASDGFIPLSICVLTVSDSRTPADDRSGDYLAGAIEVAGHRLAARALLPDDRYLLRAAVSQWIADPAIDGVLVTGGTGFTGRDATPEALLPLLDKQMPGFGELFRAISFDEIGTASLQSRAFAGLANATFVFCMPGSTSACRTAWERIIREQLDARTRPCNLATLRPRLTE from the coding sequence ATGAGTGCATCCGACGGCTTCATCCCGCTTTCCATCTGCGTGCTGACGGTCTCCGACAGCCGCACACCGGCCGACGACCGCTCCGGGGACTACCTCGCCGGCGCGATCGAAGTCGCCGGCCACCGCCTTGCCGCTCGCGCACTGCTGCCCGACGACCGCTATCTCCTGCGCGCGGCGGTGTCGCAATGGATCGCCGACCCCGCGATCGATGGCGTGCTGGTCACCGGCGGCACCGGCTTCACCGGCCGCGACGCCACCCCGGAAGCGCTGCTGCCGCTGCTGGACAAGCAGATGCCCGGCTTCGGCGAGCTGTTCCGCGCGATCAGCTTCGACGAGATCGGCACGGCATCGCTGCAATCGCGGGCGTTCGCCGGGCTGGCCAACGCCACCTTCGTGTTCTGCATGCCGGGCTCGACATCGGCCTGCCGCACCGCGTGGGAGCGGATCATCCGCGAGCAGCTGGATGCGCGCACGCGGCCGTGCAACCTCGCCACGTTGCGGCCGCGCCTCACCGAATGA
- a CDS encoding pirin family protein, with product MIILRPAHERGHADHGWLESWHSFSFANYHDQDHMHWGPLRVINEDRVQPGQGFGTHSHRDMEIISYVIDGALAHRDSMGNSATIVPGEVQRLSAGSGVTHSEYNHDREGVTHFLQIWILPRTAGIAPGYEQRTFSDAEKRGRLRLVASADGADGSVTIHQDARMYAGLFDGDEHATVRVADGRLAYMHLVRGSAVVNGHAVSAGDALVYRDEPEVRVERGDGAEILVFDLPQLQLQ from the coding sequence ATGATCATCCTGCGACCCGCACACGAGCGCGGCCATGCCGACCACGGCTGGCTGGAGTCGTGGCACAGCTTCTCGTTCGCCAACTACCATGACCAGGACCACATGCACTGGGGACCGCTGCGGGTGATCAACGAGGACCGCGTGCAGCCCGGGCAGGGCTTCGGCACCCACAGCCATCGCGACATGGAGATCATCAGCTACGTCATCGACGGTGCGCTCGCGCATCGCGACTCGATGGGCAACAGCGCGACGATCGTGCCCGGCGAGGTGCAGCGCCTGAGCGCCGGCAGCGGCGTCACCCATTCCGAATACAACCACGATCGCGAGGGCGTGACCCATTTCCTGCAGATCTGGATCCTTCCACGCACTGCCGGCATCGCGCCGGGCTACGAGCAGCGCACGTTCTCCGACGCGGAAAAGCGCGGCCGCCTGCGGCTGGTGGCCAGCGCCGACGGTGCCGACGGCTCGGTAACGATCCACCAGGATGCGCGGATGTACGCGGGGCTCTTCGATGGCGACGAACACGCCACCGTGCGCGTCGCCGATGGGCGCCTGGCCTATATGCACCTGGTGCGCGGCTCGGCGGTGGTGAACGGCCATGCGGTATCCGCGGGCGACGCGCTGGTCTACCGTGACGAGCCCGAGGTGCGGGTCGAGCGTGGCGACGGTGCCGAGATCCTCGTGTTCGACCTGCCGCAGCTGCAGCTGCAATAA
- a CDS encoding YihY family inner membrane protein: protein MEPLDTLTRWSERLTDRARSGSFLRFLWRRFVDDRLFEAAGALAFTTVFALVPLSMVVFGVLSAFPVFESWSAQLTDYIFSNFVPDSARQVEQYLLGFSRNIGQLTALGTIALVVSVLVTLQGVEATLNRIWRVRTTRPKFARFLVYWTVLTLGALVAAASLALFTRFLALDIFHSTLSGQWLQRALLQLAPLVIELLAIAAVFRVIPHRTVQWRHAFAGALLSALLLELAKRAIALYLGSFDGYERIYGQVSFIPVLLLWIYFCWLAILLGASFAASLSAFRYQPAAMRLPLGYEIFALLRLLGRFVEARRHGRGLHTDELMVLEPCLTDALAQQFFAQLEAAGILARAESGAWLLARDLDDVTLVDLYEACHLRIPVHEAHLPCHDDALGRAAQAALDDLRVPLRDLLKRRVGDIHPSGKELAP, encoded by the coding sequence ATGGAACCGCTGGATACCCTGACCCGCTGGAGCGAACGGCTGACCGACCGTGCGCGCTCGGGCTCGTTCCTGCGGTTCCTGTGGCGGCGTTTCGTCGACGACCGCCTGTTCGAGGCCGCCGGCGCGCTCGCGTTCACCACCGTGTTCGCACTGGTGCCGCTGAGCATGGTGGTATTCGGCGTGCTGTCGGCCTTCCCGGTGTTCGAGTCGTGGAGCGCGCAGCTCACCGACTACATCTTCTCCAACTTCGTGCCCGATTCCGCGCGCCAGGTCGAGCAGTACCTGCTCGGCTTCTCACGCAACATCGGCCAGCTCACCGCGCTGGGCACCATCGCACTGGTGGTCTCGGTGCTGGTCACGCTGCAGGGGGTCGAGGCCACCCTCAACCGCATCTGGCGCGTACGCACCACGCGGCCGAAGTTCGCCCGCTTCCTCGTCTACTGGACGGTACTCACGCTGGGCGCGCTGGTTGCGGCGGCCAGCCTTGCGCTGTTCACCCGTTTCCTCGCGCTCGACATCTTCCACAGCACGCTGTCGGGCCAGTGGCTGCAGCGCGCGCTGCTGCAGCTGGCGCCGCTGGTGATCGAGCTGCTGGCCATTGCCGCGGTGTTCCGGGTGATCCCGCACCGCACCGTGCAGTGGCGGCATGCGTTCGCCGGTGCGTTGCTGTCGGCGCTGCTGCTGGAACTGGCCAAGCGCGCGATCGCGCTGTACCTGGGCAGTTTCGATGGATATGAACGCATCTACGGCCAGGTGTCCTTCATCCCGGTGCTGTTGCTGTGGATCTACTTCTGCTGGCTGGCGATCCTGCTCGGCGCGTCGTTCGCCGCGTCGCTGTCGGCGTTCCGCTACCAGCCGGCGGCGATGCGGCTGCCGCTGGGCTACGAGATATTCGCGCTGCTGCGGCTGCTCGGGCGCTTCGTCGAGGCGCGCCGGCACGGTCGCGGCCTGCATACCGATGAACTGATGGTGCTGGAGCCGTGCCTCACCGACGCACTGGCGCAGCAGTTCTTTGCCCAGCTGGAGGCCGCGGGCATCCTCGCGCGGGCGGAAAGCGGTGCCTGGCTGCTGGCCCGTGACCTCGACGACGTCACCCTGGTGGACCTCTACGAGGCCTGCCACCTGCGCATCCCGGTGCACGAGGCGCACCTGCCGTGCCACGACGACGCCCTCGGGCGCGCCGCGCAGGCGGCGCTCGACGACCTGCGCGTGCCGCTGCGCGACCTGCTCAAGCGCCGTGTCGGCGACATCCATCCATCCGGCAAGGAGCTTGCCCCATGA
- a CDS encoding cytochrome b — protein MRLRNTPERWGPVSQLLHWTIVMLIGWLAWRGLTMVDMPATPAKIEAYALHKSLGLTLLALVVLRLAWRMVAGSAIALPGTPPWQARLASVTHAGMYALLFAIPLSGWLFNSASGYPLQWFGQFNLPALAGRDAGVAQLARQLHEYGAWLLLALVGLHAAAALYHHFVRRDATLRRMLPSVSRTPAPHRRMEQ, from the coding sequence ATGCGACTGCGCAACACGCCGGAACGCTGGGGGCCCGTGAGCCAGTTGCTGCACTGGACGATCGTGATGCTGATCGGCTGGCTCGCCTGGCGTGGACTGACGATGGTCGACATGCCGGCGACGCCGGCCAAGATCGAGGCCTACGCGCTGCACAAGTCGCTCGGGCTCACCCTGCTTGCGCTGGTGGTGCTGCGGCTGGCGTGGCGGATGGTGGCCGGCAGCGCCATCGCGCTGCCCGGTACGCCGCCGTGGCAGGCGCGGCTGGCATCGGTCACCCATGCCGGCATGTATGCGCTGCTGTTCGCGATTCCCCTCAGTGGCTGGCTGTTCAATTCCGCCTCGGGCTACCCGCTGCAGTGGTTCGGGCAGTTCAACCTGCCGGCGCTCGCCGGGCGCGACGCCGGGGTCGCCCAGCTTGCGCGGCAGCTGCACGAGTACGGTGCGTGGCTGCTGCTGGCGCTGGTGGGGCTGCACGCCGCCGCCGCGCTGTACCACCACTTCGTGCGGCGCGACGCGACGCTGCGCCGCATGCTGCCTTCCGTTTCCCGCACGCCGGCACCGCACCGGCGAATGGAGCAATGA
- the wrbA gene encoding NAD(P)H:quinone oxidoreductase: MPDILVLYYSRGGSVARLARHIARGIAEVDGMQARLRTVPPVATVTRTAEPPVPEEGAPYVERADLAECAGLLLGSPTRFGNMAAPLKHFIDGLGAEWASGTLVGKPAAVFTSTATHHGGQEATLLSMLIPLLHHGCVVAGIPYTEPQLHSTTGGGTPYGASHVAGANDDPQPTDDEAALARALGRRVAQLAAKLA; this comes from the coding sequence ATGCCCGACATCCTCGTCCTCTACTACAGCCGCGGCGGTTCGGTGGCACGGCTGGCGCGGCATATCGCGCGTGGCATCGCCGAGGTGGATGGCATGCAGGCGCGCCTGCGCACGGTGCCGCCGGTGGCCACGGTCACCCGGACCGCCGAGCCACCGGTGCCAGAGGAAGGGGCGCCCTACGTCGAGCGTGCGGATCTCGCCGAATGCGCCGGCCTGCTGCTGGGCAGCCCCACCCGCTTCGGCAACATGGCCGCTCCGCTCAAGCATTTCATCGACGGTCTCGGCGCCGAATGGGCCAGCGGCACCCTGGTCGGCAAGCCGGCGGCGGTGTTCACCTCCACCGCCACCCATCACGGCGGCCAGGAAGCCACGCTGCTGTCGATGCTGATCCCGCTGCTGCACCACGGCTGCGTGGTCGCGGGCATTCCCTACACCGAGCCGCAGCTCCATAGCACCACCGGCGGCGGCACTCCGTATGGCGCCAGCCACGTGGCCGGTGCCAATGACGATCCGCAACCCACCGATGACGAAGCCGCGCTCGCCCGTGCGCTGGGCCGTCGGGTGGCGCAGCTGGCGGCGAAGCTCGCATGA
- the prfA gene encoding peptide chain release factor 1 codes for MLPTLRRKLEALAERREELERLLADPGIAADQQRFRALSREFSQLEPLSTALAAEQQARTDLDGALALRDDPELAALADEEIAASQARLDALDAELMALLVPRDARDEGGLYLEIRAGTGGDEAAIFAGDLLRMYTRYAERQGWRVEVESASPGEHGGFREVIARVEGAGAYARLKFESGTHRVQRVPETESQGRIHTSAATVAIIPVEEDGEPIELNPADLKVDTFRSSGAGGQHVNKTDSAIRITHVPSGLVVESQTERSQHANRDKAMKRLRAMLAEAEAARRTAATAASRKLQVGSGDRSQRIRTYNYPQGRITDHRVDGLTLYDLPNVLEGALDPLVDRLLQEHQTEELARLAEAG; via the coding sequence ATGCTGCCGACCCTGCGCCGCAAGCTTGAGGCGCTGGCGGAACGTCGCGAGGAACTGGAACGGCTGCTGGCCGACCCCGGGATCGCGGCCGACCAGCAGCGCTTCCGCGCCCTGTCGCGCGAGTTCTCGCAGCTCGAACCGCTGTCGACCGCGCTCGCCGCCGAACAGCAGGCCCGCACCGACCTCGACGGCGCGCTGGCGCTGCGCGACGACCCGGAGCTGGCCGCGCTGGCCGACGAGGAGATCGCCGCCAGCCAGGCGCGCCTGGATGCGCTCGATGCCGAGCTCATGGCGCTGCTGGTGCCGCGCGATGCCCGCGACGAGGGCGGCCTGTACCTGGAGATCCGCGCCGGCACCGGCGGTGACGAGGCGGCGATCTTCGCCGGCGACCTGCTGCGCATGTACACGCGATACGCCGAGCGCCAGGGCTGGCGGGTCGAGGTGGAATCGGCCAGCCCCGGCGAGCACGGGGGTTTTCGCGAGGTGATCGCGCGCGTCGAAGGTGCCGGTGCCTACGCGCGGCTGAAATTCGAATCGGGCACCCACCGTGTGCAGCGCGTGCCGGAGACCGAATCGCAGGGGCGCATCCACACCTCGGCGGCCACCGTGGCGATCATTCCGGTGGAAGAGGACGGCGAGCCGATCGAACTCAACCCCGCCGACCTGAAGGTGGATACCTTCCGCTCGTCGGGCGCCGGCGGCCAGCACGTCAACAAGACCGACTCGGCGATCCGCATCACCCACGTGCCGAGCGGGCTGGTGGTGGAGTCACAGACCGAGCGCAGCCAGCACGCCAACCGCGACAAGGCGATGAAGCGGCTGCGCGCGATGCTGGCCGAAGCGGAGGCGGCACGCCGCACGGCGGCCACCGCGGCCAGCCGCAAGCTGCAGGTCGGCAGCGGCGACCGCAGCCAGCGCATCCGCACCTACAACTACCCGCAGGGGCGGATCACCGACCATCGCGTCGACGGGCTCACGCTCTACGACCTGCCCAACGTGCTGGAAGGCGCCCTCGACCCGCTGGTCGACCGCCTGCTGCAGGAACATCAGACCGAGGAGCTGGCGCGGCTGGCCGAAGCCGGCTGA